The following are from one region of the Cyanobium gracile PCC 6307 genome:
- the urtC gene encoding urea ABC transporter permease subunit UrtC, which produces MKIFQRLVPWILLAIALFILPAALDDFRLNLFGRYFSLAITALAIDLIWGYTGLLSLGQGIFFALGGYAVAMYLMLNTKSLAGGNGIPKFFENYGVDQLPFFWQPFWSPVFTLIALWVIPAAVAGLVGWLIFRNRIKGVYFSIITQAALMVFFHFFNGQQKLFDGTNGLKTSTSELFGQLVGSPDMQVWFYRLTVVLLPLAFLVCRYFTSGRFGDALIAIRDDESRLRFAGFNPVPFKTIVFLVAGALCGISGALYTVQSGIVSPQYMSISFSIEMVIWVAVGGRGTLVGPIIGATLVNYLRSLVSEALPEAWLFVQGALFIFVVVLMPDGIYGWITKGGFRTFLAAFGIAKKAKTYPQIDKEAVPVD; this is translated from the coding sequence GTGAAAATCTTCCAACGACTTGTCCCCTGGATTCTGCTGGCGATCGCCCTGTTCATCCTGCCGGCAGCGCTGGATGATTTCCGCCTCAACCTCTTCGGCCGCTACTTCTCACTGGCGATCACGGCTCTGGCCATCGACCTGATCTGGGGATACACAGGTCTGTTGAGTCTGGGGCAGGGCATCTTCTTTGCCCTCGGGGGCTACGCCGTGGCCATGTACCTGATGCTCAACACCAAGAGCCTGGCGGGTGGCAACGGGATTCCCAAGTTCTTCGAGAACTACGGCGTCGACCAGCTGCCGTTTTTCTGGCAACCCTTCTGGTCACCGGTGTTCACCCTGATCGCCCTCTGGGTGATTCCGGCCGCGGTGGCGGGCCTGGTGGGCTGGCTGATCTTCCGGAACCGCATCAAGGGGGTGTACTTCTCGATCATCACCCAGGCGGCTCTGATGGTCTTCTTCCACTTCTTCAACGGCCAGCAGAAACTCTTCGACGGCACCAACGGCCTCAAGACCAGCACCAGCGAATTGTTCGGCCAGCTGGTGGGCTCCCCGGACATGCAGGTCTGGTTCTACCGCCTCACCGTCGTGCTGCTGCCCCTGGCGTTTCTGGTCTGCCGCTACTTCACCAGTGGCCGTTTCGGCGATGCCCTGATCGCCATCCGGGACGACGAGAGCCGCCTGCGCTTTGCCGGCTTCAACCCCGTCCCCTTCAAGACCATCGTCTTCCTGGTGGCGGGAGCCCTGTGCGGGATTTCCGGAGCCCTTTACACCGTCCAGTCCGGCATCGTCTCGCCCCAGTACATGTCGATCTCCTTCTCGATCGAGATGGTGATCTGGGTGGCCGTGGGCGGCAGGGGCACCCTGGTGGGTCCGATCATCGGCGCCACCCTGGTGAACTACCTGCGCAGCCTGGTGAGTGAGGCCCTGCCCGAGGCCTGGCTGTTTGTTCAGGGGGCCCTGTTCATCTTTGTGGTGGTTCTGATGCCCGATGGCATCTACGGCTGGATCACCAAAGGAGGCTTCCGCACCTTCCTCGCCGCCTTCGGCATCGCCAAGAAGGCCAAGACCTACCCCCAGATCGACAAGGAGGCCGTTCCTGTGGATTAG
- a CDS encoding FmdB family zinc ribbon protein, whose product MPVYEYSCSNGCENYEVWRSIDERHKETNCPACSAEGFRVFTPVMSLSGPFRLKQEQSEPRLIRKETREATGKPRLKESGTRPWMLNRGC is encoded by the coding sequence ATGCCCGTCTACGAATACAGCTGCAGCAACGGCTGCGAGAACTATGAGGTCTGGCGGAGCATCGATGAGCGCCACAAGGAAACCAATTGCCCGGCCTGCAGCGCCGAAGGCTTCCGTGTGTTCACACCGGTCATGTCCCTCAGCGGCCCCTTCCGACTGAAGCAGGAGCAGTCCGAACCGCGTCTGATTCGCAAGGAAACCAGGGAAGCCACCGGCAAGCCCAGGCTCAAGGAGAGCGGCACCCGACCCTGGATGCTCAATCGCGGCTGCTGA
- a CDS encoding anthranilate synthase component I family protein, translating to MRSDPLPWLEPRALARVLAERFGQDGLVLLDGDGSPLGCRGVLGVDPVASVTCRGLPGSPGAADPFDVFADLERQGGPWLGWLGYEAGAWVEPAGHWQASDMATLWAARHDPLIHFDRGEGRLWLEGQDPARFAAMAGLLADPATGAAVAGAGERPAEGPGIARGDWHWHTDPDTYAAQVGILREWIAAGDLFQANLTACCESLRPQPPDPLALFLRLVGHGPAPFAGLAIAGGEAVISASPERFLRLHPDGQVETRPIKGTRPRRADPDADAASAAELICDPKDRAENVMIVDLLRNDLGRVCVPGSVHVPQLLGLESYAHVHHLTSVVMGRLAEGRGLVDLLRACWPGGSITGAPKVRACRRLNQLEPVPRGPYCGSLFHLGADGGFDSSILIRSLIQKDRRLRLHAGGGIVADSDPAGEAREMGWKIEPLLEALA from the coding sequence TTGAGGAGCGACCCGCTTCCCTGGCTGGAGCCCCGGGCCCTGGCCCGGGTCCTGGCCGAACGCTTCGGCCAGGACGGGCTGGTGCTGCTCGACGGTGACGGCAGCCCCCTCGGCTGCCGCGGTGTGCTCGGGGTGGATCCCGTGGCCAGCGTGACCTGCCGGGGGCTGCCGGGCAGTCCGGGGGCGGCCGATCCCTTCGACGTCTTCGCCGATCTGGAGCGCCAGGGCGGACCGTGGCTGGGCTGGCTCGGCTACGAAGCCGGGGCCTGGGTGGAGCCGGCCGGGCACTGGCAGGCCTCCGACATGGCCACCCTGTGGGCGGCCCGCCACGACCCCCTGATCCATTTCGACCGGGGGGAGGGTCGGCTCTGGCTGGAGGGCCAGGACCCGGCCCGGTTCGCGGCCATGGCGGGGCTGCTGGCGGATCCCGCCACAGGGGCGGCGGTGGCCGGGGCCGGGGAGCGCCCGGCCGAGGGGCCTGGCATCGCCCGCGGTGACTGGCACTGGCACACCGACCCGGACACCTATGCCGCCCAGGTGGGGATCCTGCGGGAGTGGATCGCCGCCGGTGACCTGTTCCAGGCCAACCTCACCGCCTGCTGCGAGAGCCTGCGGCCGCAGCCGCCCGATCCGCTGGCGTTGTTCCTCCGGCTCGTGGGCCACGGCCCGGCCCCCTTCGCCGGCCTGGCCATTGCCGGCGGGGAGGCGGTGATCTCGGCCTCGCCGGAGCGCTTTCTGCGCCTGCACCCCGACGGCCAGGTGGAGACGCGCCCGATCAAGGGCACCCGGCCGCGCCGGGCCGACCCCGACGCCGATGCCGCCAGTGCCGCCGAGCTGATCTGCGACCCCAAGGACCGGGCCGAGAACGTGATGATTGTCGACCTGCTGCGCAACGACCTGGGCCGGGTCTGCGTGCCGGGGTCGGTGCATGTGCCCCAGCTGCTGGGGCTGGAGAGCTACGCCCACGTGCACCACCTCACCTCGGTGGTGATGGGCCGGCTCGCCGAAGGCCGCGGCCTGGTCGACCTGCTGCGGGCCTGCTGGCCGGGGGGCTCGATCACCGGCGCCCCCAAGGTGCGGGCCTGCCGGCGCCTCAACCAGCTGGAACCGGTGCCGCGGGGGCCCTACTGCGGCTCCCTCTTCCACCTGGGCGCCGACGGCGGCTTCGACAGCAGCATCCTCATCCGCAGCCTGATTCAGAAGGATCGGCGCCTGCGGCTGCACGCCGGCGGCGGCATCGTGGCCGATTCCGACCCGGCCGGGGAGGCCCGGGAGATGGGCTGGAAGATCGAGCCGCTGCTGGAGGCCCTGGCATGA
- the fmdA gene encoding formamidase: MPKTLFSVDLTKPMDQQDMPGHNRWHPEIPAVASVNPGDVFRIECKDWTDGQIKNNDDPKDIEDVNLEVVHVLSGPIWVNGAQPGDILVVDILDVGALQGDEWGFTGIFAKENGGGFLTDHYPKAAKAIWDLEGIYTSSRHIPGVRFAGITHPGLIGCAPSHELLNEWNRRETELVKTAPDRRTYGAGLSGSEPVLAALPNPNSAILGTLPGSEFERVANEAARTVPPREHGGNCDIKNLTKGTRIYFPVYVEGAKLSMGDIHFSQGDGEISFCGAIEMSGYLDLHVEIIKGGMAKYGMVNPMFKTSPVEPHYTDYLVFEGISVDEFEGKQYYMDVHIAYRRACLNAIEYLKKFGYTGEQAYLLLSCAPVEGRISGIVDIPNACCTLAIPTGIFDKDILPC, from the coding sequence ATGCCCAAAACACTCTTCTCCGTTGATCTCACCAAGCCGATGGATCAACAGGACATGCCCGGGCACAACCGCTGGCATCCGGAAATCCCTGCCGTGGCCTCGGTGAATCCTGGCGACGTGTTCCGGATCGAATGCAAAGACTGGACCGACGGCCAGATCAAGAACAATGACGACCCGAAGGACATCGAGGATGTGAATCTCGAGGTCGTTCACGTTCTCAGCGGCCCGATCTGGGTCAACGGCGCCCAGCCCGGCGACATCCTGGTGGTCGACATTCTCGATGTCGGTGCCCTGCAGGGGGATGAGTGGGGCTTCACGGGCATCTTCGCCAAGGAGAACGGTGGCGGTTTTCTCACCGATCACTACCCCAAGGCCGCCAAGGCCATCTGGGATCTCGAAGGCATCTACACCTCCTCCCGTCACATTCCCGGCGTCCGTTTCGCTGGCATCACTCACCCGGGCCTGATCGGCTGCGCCCCCTCCCACGAGCTGCTCAACGAGTGGAACCGTCGTGAGACGGAGCTGGTGAAGACCGCCCCCGACCGCCGCACCTACGGCGCCGGCCTCTCCGGCAGTGAGCCGGTGCTGGCGGCCCTGCCCAACCCCAACAGCGCCATCCTCGGCACCCTCCCCGGCAGCGAGTTCGAGCGGGTGGCCAACGAGGCGGCCCGCACGGTGCCGCCCCGGGAGCACGGCGGCAACTGCGACATCAAGAACCTCACCAAGGGCACCCGGATCTATTTCCCGGTCTATGTCGAAGGGGCCAAGCTTTCGATGGGCGACATCCACTTCTCCCAGGGGGATGGGGAAATCTCCTTCTGCGGCGCCATCGAGATGTCTGGCTATCTCGACCTCCACGTCGAGATCATCAAGGGCGGCATGGCGAAGTACGGGATGGTCAACCCCATGTTCAAGACCAGCCCGGTGGAGCCCCACTACACCGATTACCTGGTGTTCGAAGGCATCTCCGTGGATGAGTTTGAGGGTAAGCAGTACTACATGGACGTCCACATCGCCTACCGGCGTGCCTGCCTCAACGCCATCGAGTACCTCAAGAAGTTCGGCTACACCGGTGAGCAGGCCTACCTGCTGCTGAGCTGTGCGCCGGTGGAGGGCAGGATCAGCGGCATCGTCGACATCCCCAACGCCTGCTGCACCCTGGCCATCCCCACGGGGATCTTCGACAAGGACATTCTCCCCTGCTGA
- the queC gene encoding 7-cyano-7-deazaguanine synthase QueC: MASSVASDRSAPRDRFHNGWAVATARPITRSPATSSPFPPLAIALLSGGLDSATAAALAIEAGHRVIGLSFDYGQRHRRELDAAAAVAGALALEEHHVIAVNLAAWGGSALTDPAIPVPDGGVVEGVIPSTYVPGRNTVFIALGLSLAEARGATSLVLGVNAVDYSGYPDCRPDYLAAFQNLADLATKAGREGQGARLWAPLVAWDKATIVREALRLGVPIAATWSCYSGEDLPCGRCDSCRIRDAALVAAGRADLTSAAVRAGADLPAGAALRTGADC, encoded by the coding sequence ATGGCATCCTCCGTCGCGTCCGATCGCTCCGCCCCCCGCGACCGCTTCCACAATGGGTGGGCCGTCGCGACCGCTCGCCCCATCACCCGCTCCCCTGCCACCTCCTCCCCTTTCCCGCCGCTCGCCATCGCCCTGCTCTCCGGCGGCCTGGATTCGGCCACCGCCGCGGCGCTGGCGATCGAGGCGGGCCACCGGGTGATCGGCCTCTCCTTCGACTACGGCCAGCGCCACCGGCGCGAGCTGGACGCCGCCGCCGCGGTGGCCGGCGCCCTGGCCCTTGAGGAGCACCACGTGATCGCCGTGAACCTGGCGGCCTGGGGCGGTTCGGCCCTGACCGATCCGGCCATCCCTGTCCCCGACGGCGGCGTGGTCGAGGGGGTGATTCCCAGCACCTACGTCCCTGGCCGCAACACGGTCTTCATCGCCCTGGGGCTGAGCCTCGCCGAAGCCCGCGGCGCCACCAGCCTCGTGCTCGGGGTCAACGCGGTGGATTACTCCGGCTATCCCGACTGCCGCCCCGACTACCTGGCCGCCTTCCAGAACCTGGCCGACCTGGCCACCAAGGCGGGACGGGAGGGCCAGGGGGCCCGCCTCTGGGCCCCCCTGGTGGCCTGGGACAAGGCCACCATCGTGCGCGAGGCCCTGCGGCTGGGGGTGCCGATCGCGGCCACCTGGAGCTGCTACAGCGGCGAGGATCTCCCCTGCGGCCGCTGCGACAGCTGCCGCATCCGTGATGCCGCCCTGGTGGCCGCGGGCCGGGCCGACCTGACCAGCGCCGCCGTTCGTGCCGGAGCCGACCTCCCCGCTGGAGCCGCCCTCCGCACTGGAGCCGACTGTTGA
- a CDS encoding ecotin family protein yields the protein MAHALRRATAAAATASVIVSLPSLLALAVAPARAIPRLDLTPYPKPTAAQTRWVIQLPGVLPPTADPRLSPNPSDWRVQLIAGREVEADCNQRAFRGRFRASKLKGLGVSVYTVSDVGPMVSTLMACPPGQATRKVFIPMGSKPFVVPYDASRPIVVYTPKDLQLRWRLWKAEKVQQPAQAL from the coding sequence ATGGCCCATGCCCTGCGCCGCGCCACGGCGGCCGCGGCCACCGCCAGCGTCATCGTCAGCCTGCCGTCCCTGCTGGCGCTGGCGGTGGCACCGGCCCGGGCCATCCCCCGGCTGGACCTGACGCCCTACCCGAAGCCCACCGCCGCCCAGACCCGCTGGGTGATCCAGCTGCCCGGCGTGCTGCCGCCCACCGCCGATCCGCGCCTGTCGCCCAATCCGAGCGACTGGCGGGTGCAGCTGATCGCCGGCCGGGAGGTGGAGGCCGACTGCAACCAGAGGGCCTTCCGCGGCCGCTTCCGCGCCAGCAAGCTGAAGGGCCTGGGCGTCAGCGTCTACACGGTGAGCGATGTGGGGCCGATGGTGTCGACCCTGATGGCCTGCCCCCCCGGCCAGGCGACACGCAAGGTGTTCATCCCGATGGGCAGCAAGCCCTTCGTGGTGCCCTACGACGCCAGCCGGCCGATCGTCGTCTATACCCCGAAGGATCTGCAGCTGCGCTGGCGGCTCTGGAAGGCGGAGAAGGTGCAGCAGCCGGCCCAGGCCCTCTGA
- the urtE gene encoding urea ABC transporter ATP-binding subunit UrtE, translating to MSTTSAQPLLQVSDLNVYYGESHILRNVDLTIHEGKMVCLIGRNGVGKTTFLKTVIGLLQQRSGTINYQDGQLTNQPPYKRARAGIGYVSQGRDIIPQVTVKENLLLGMEALPGGLEKNRHIDPLIFDLFPILEKFLKRKGGDLSGGQQQQLAIARALLGKPKLLLLDEPTEGIQPSIILDIENAVQRIMKETGISVLLVEQHLHFVRQSDFYYAMQRGGIVSSGQTDQLSDDVIKEFLTV from the coding sequence ATGTCCACCACCAGCGCCCAGCCCCTGCTTCAGGTCTCCGACCTCAATGTGTATTACGGTGAGAGCCACATTCTCCGCAACGTGGATCTGACCATCCACGAAGGCAAGATGGTCTGCCTGATCGGCCGCAACGGCGTCGGCAAGACCACCTTCCTCAAGACCGTCATCGGACTGCTGCAGCAGCGATCCGGGACGATCAACTACCAGGATGGCCAGCTCACCAACCAGCCCCCCTACAAACGGGCCCGGGCCGGCATCGGTTATGTGTCCCAGGGCCGGGACATCATTCCCCAGGTGACGGTCAAGGAGAATCTGCTGCTGGGCATGGAAGCCCTTCCCGGCGGCCTGGAAAAGAATCGCCACATCGATCCGCTGATCTTCGATCTTTTCCCGATCCTCGAGAAGTTTCTCAAGCGCAAGGGCGGGGATCTCAGCGGTGGCCAGCAGCAGCAGCTCGCCATCGCCCGTGCCCTGCTTGGCAAACCCAAGCTGCTGCTCCTCGATGAACCCACCGAGGGCATCCAGCCCTCCATCATCCTCGACATCGAAAATGCGGTGCAACGGATCATGAAGGAGACCGGCATCAGCGTGCTGCTGGTGGAACAGCACCTGCACTTCGTGCGCCAGTCCGACTTCTACTACGCCATGCAGCGTGGCGGCATTGTCTCCAGCGGCCAGACCGACCAGCTCTCCGACGACGTGATCAAGGAATTCCTCACGGTCTGA
- a CDS encoding aminotransferase class IV has translation MSGGGVHPVGTAIAWIDGPSPEGTWGDPDRLCLPLNDRGLLLADGLFETLLVQGGQPRLLAEHLERWRASAASLGMAPPPGADRVRPLLAEAVARSGLTGTGALRLNWSRGSGAGRGLALPGPDEPQGRPRFWLQLSPWTPASTPVTVIVSALERRNAASLVSRCKTFAYAGAIQALREARAAGADDALLLGSGGDLCCGTSANLLVWRRGAWVTPPLESGCLPGVMRGRGLALGLVREARLSVADLLASEAALLINSLGGRPIRRCGATDLPVPAGVDGLWGRLLASS, from the coding sequence ATGAGCGGCGGCGGCGTGCACCCGGTCGGCACGGCCATCGCCTGGATCGACGGGCCGTCCCCGGAGGGAACCTGGGGCGATCCCGACCGGCTCTGCCTGCCCCTCAACGACCGGGGCCTGCTGCTGGCCGATGGCCTGTTCGAGACGCTGCTGGTCCAGGGGGGGCAGCCCCGGCTGCTCGCGGAGCACCTGGAGCGCTGGCGCGCCTCGGCCGCCAGTCTGGGAATGGCGCCACCCCCCGGGGCCGACCGGGTGCGGCCGCTGCTGGCCGAGGCCGTGGCCCGCAGCGGCCTGACCGGCACCGGGGCCCTGCGGCTCAACTGGAGCCGGGGCAGTGGCGCTGGCCGGGGACTGGCGCTGCCGGGGCCGGACGAACCCCAGGGCCGACCCCGCTTCTGGCTGCAGCTGAGCCCCTGGACGCCGGCCTCCACGCCGGTGACGGTGATCGTCAGCGCGTTGGAGCGTCGCAATGCAGCCAGCCTGGTCAGCCGCTGCAAGACCTTCGCCTACGCCGGCGCCATCCAGGCCCTGCGGGAGGCCCGGGCCGCCGGGGCCGATGACGCCCTGCTGCTCGGCAGTGGCGGTGACCTCTGCTGCGGCACCAGCGCCAACCTGCTGGTGTGGCGCAGGGGCGCGTGGGTCACCCCGCCCCTGGAGAGCGGCTGCCTGCCGGGGGTGATGCGGGGCCGGGGCCTTGCCCTGGGGCTGGTGCGGGAGGCGCGGCTGTCTGTGGCGGACCTGCTGGCCAGCGAGGCGGCCCTGCTGATCAACAGCCTGGGCGGCCGCCCGATCCGGCGCTGCGGGGCCACCGATCTGCCCGTGCCCGCCGGGGTTGATGGCCTCTGGGGCCGGCTGCTGGCGTCGTCATAG
- the urtD gene encoding urea ABC transporter ATP-binding protein UrtD, which yields MSEPLLELNDVSVSFDGFYALTDLSLKLYKGELKSIIGPNGAGKTTFLDVITGKVRPTKGSVSFKGKSLLGVSEQQISRNGIGRKFQTPRVFENLTVLRNLELSASPVKNAFSLLGSGLPQSSKDEVHRIMNYVGLTPFATVKAGSLSHGQKQWLAIASLVAQAPEVLLLDEPVAGLTDEETLRTAELIKSLAGDHTVVVIEHDMEFIRDLGFDVTVLHQGQVLTEGPLEKVKADPRVIEVYLGPPEH from the coding sequence ATGTCAGAACCTCTACTCGAGCTCAATGACGTCAGCGTGAGTTTCGATGGCTTCTATGCCCTCACCGACCTCAGCCTGAAGCTCTACAAGGGTGAGCTGAAGTCCATCATCGGCCCCAACGGTGCCGGCAAGACCACCTTCCTCGATGTCATCACAGGCAAGGTGCGGCCCACGAAAGGATCGGTGAGCTTCAAAGGCAAGTCGCTGCTTGGCGTCTCCGAGCAGCAGATCTCGCGCAACGGCATCGGCCGCAAGTTCCAGACGCCGCGGGTGTTCGAGAACCTCACCGTGCTTCGCAACCTGGAGCTCTCCGCCTCACCGGTCAAGAACGCCTTCAGCCTGCTGGGTTCCGGCCTGCCCCAGTCCTCCAAGGACGAGGTGCACCGGATCATGAACTACGTGGGCCTGACTCCCTTCGCCACCGTCAAGGCGGGCTCCCTCTCCCACGGCCAGAAGCAATGGCTCGCCATTGCCTCCCTCGTGGCCCAGGCCCCGGAAGTACTCCTGCTGGACGAACCCGTGGCCGGCCTCACCGATGAGGAAACCCTGCGCACGGCCGAGCTGATCAAGTCCCTCGCCGGCGACCACACCGTGGTGGTGATCGAGCACGACATGGAGTTCATCCGCGACCTGGGCTTCGACGTCACCGTGCTGCACCAGGGACAGGTGCTGACCGAAGGACCGCTGGAGAAGGTCAAAGCCGACCCGCGGGTGATCGAGGTCTACCTGGGGCCGCCCGAACACTGA
- a CDS encoding 7-carboxy-7-deazaguanine synthase QueE, whose product MSPPLSTAEGPAVVETFHSLQGEGLHAGRSAFFIRLAGCDVGCPWCDTKHSWPQAAHPQRPLGELAAEASAAAAAGAAFVVITGGEPLQQPLDALCAALAAAGLPLHLETSGVGQPSGRFDWITLSPKPHRPPAAALLARCDELKVVVTSPADLAFAEAMAAEADRLRPPATPGPARLLQPVWDEPAARELAVAYVRAHPDWRLSLQSHKWLGVR is encoded by the coding sequence GTGTCGCCACCCCTGTCCACGGCTGAAGGCCCGGCGGTGGTGGAAACCTTCCACTCCCTGCAGGGGGAGGGGCTCCATGCCGGCCGCAGCGCCTTCTTCATCCGCCTGGCGGGCTGCGACGTGGGCTGTCCCTGGTGCGACACCAAGCACTCCTGGCCGCAGGCAGCCCATCCCCAGCGCCCCCTGGGCGAACTGGCGGCCGAGGCCAGCGCCGCCGCCGCCGCCGGTGCCGCCTTCGTGGTGATCACCGGTGGCGAGCCCCTGCAGCAGCCCCTGGACGCCCTGTGTGCGGCCCTGGCGGCGGCGGGCCTGCCGCTGCACCTGGAAACCAGCGGTGTGGGGCAGCCCAGCGGCCGCTTCGACTGGATCACCCTCTCGCCCAAGCCCCACCGCCCCCCGGCGGCTGCCCTCCTGGCCCGCTGCGATGAGCTCAAGGTGGTGGTGACCTCCCCGGCCGACCTGGCCTTCGCCGAAGCCATGGCCGCCGAAGCGGACCGCCTGCGCCCGCCCGCCACCCCCGGCCCGGCGCGGCTGCTCCAGCCGGTCTGGGACGAGCCGGCCGCCCGGGAGCTGGCGGTGGCCTACGTGCGTGCCCACCCCGACTGGCGCCTCAGCCTGCAGAGCCACAAGTGGCTGGGGGTGCGCTGA
- a CDS encoding ABC transporter permease encodes MELFFSQILDGLSIGSVLLLAATGLAIVFGLMGVINLAHGEFMMLGAYVTYVVQSAFKPMGGVIFELYFPVSLVLAFIVTALIGVLLERTLIRQLYGRPLETLLATWGVSLILIQLIRSVSTAMMLGIIVGVGVGFIISKLLGAKFSEKPFFTYLNGLGWAIAIGIGLIAVNLFDQVRPLSKAWFGPRNIDVTAPKWLQGSWGMIGTIELPGLRIFIILLSALLLLATYWFLNKSVWGLRIRSVTQNRQMSNCLGIPTDRVDSITFGIGSGLAGVAGCAITLLGSVGPNLGAAYIVSCFMVIVLGGVGNLLGTVLASLLLGIIQSVIGSGTLLTIFPDLPAAAKGVIEFFATTSMSLVLVFIFIIVFLQFRPNGMFPQKGRSVDA; translated from the coding sequence TTGGAACTTTTCTTTTCTCAGATCCTCGATGGCCTCAGCATCGGATCCGTGCTGCTGCTGGCAGCGACGGGCCTGGCCATCGTCTTCGGATTGATGGGTGTCATCAACCTAGCCCATGGCGAATTCATGATGCTCGGGGCCTATGTCACCTACGTGGTGCAATCGGCTTTCAAGCCCATGGGTGGCGTGATCTTCGAACTGTATTTCCCGGTCTCACTGGTGTTGGCCTTCATTGTGACGGCACTCATCGGAGTTCTGCTGGAGAGAACGTTGATCCGGCAGCTCTATGGCCGCCCACTCGAAACGCTTCTTGCCACCTGGGGGGTCAGCCTGATTCTGATCCAGCTGATTCGAAGCGTGTCGACGGCCATGATGCTGGGCATCATCGTGGGTGTCGGCGTTGGCTTCATTATCTCTAAATTACTCGGGGCGAAGTTCTCCGAAAAGCCTTTCTTCACCTATCTCAATGGACTGGGCTGGGCGATCGCCATCGGCATCGGCCTGATCGCCGTCAACCTGTTCGACCAGGTTCGCCCGCTCTCCAAGGCCTGGTTCGGTCCGCGCAACATCGATGTCACCGCCCCGAAATGGCTACAGGGAAGCTGGGGGATGATCGGCACGATCGAACTTCCCGGCCTGCGCATTTTCATCATTCTGCTGTCCGCCCTGTTGCTGCTGGCCACCTACTGGTTCCTCAACAAGAGCGTCTGGGGCCTGCGCATCCGTTCGGTCACCCAGAACCGTCAGATGAGCAACTGCCTGGGCATTCCCACCGACCGCGTTGACAGCATCACCTTCGGCATCGGCTCCGGCCTGGCGGGGGTGGCCGGCTGCGCCATCACCCTGCTGGGCTCGGTGGGTCCGAACCTCGGGGCGGCCTACATCGTCTCCTGCTTCATGGTGATCGTCCTTGGTGGAGTCGGCAATCTGCTGGGTACCGTGCTGGCCTCACTGCTGCTGGGCATCATTCAGTCGGTGATCGGCTCGGGCACCCTGCTCACCATCTTCCCGGATCTGCCTGCGGCGGCCAAAGGGGTGATCGAATTCTTCGCCACCACGAGCATGTCACTGGTGCTGGTGTTCATCTTCATCATCGTCTTCCTGCAGTTCCGCCCCAACGGCATGTTCCCCCAGAAGGGTCGCTCGGTCGATGCCTGA